One region of Vicinamibacterales bacterium genomic DNA includes:
- a CDS encoding two-component regulator propeller domain-containing protein, whose translation MIPAPTATLNVIDSKLLVPREKMPDGLPQESITSFVQTRDGYHWFGTLDGVQQ comes from the coding sequence ATGATACCAGCGCCGACGGCCACCCTCAACGTCATCGATTCGAAACTGCTCGTGCCTCGTGAGAAGATGCCCGACGGCCTCCCGCAGGAGAGCATCACCTCGTTCGTCCAGACCCGGGACGGTTACCACTGGTTCGGCACACTGGACGGCGTGCAACAGTGA
- a CDS encoding zinc ribbon domain-containing protein gives MPIYEFECLDCHRKTTAIVMVRERIGEVRCKKCGSANLEKLFSRFAMPKSEDARLESLADPAAMGDIDESDPKSVARFMKKMGQEMGEDLGEDIDQAIEEEMAAGGEAGEAGGGTDPDGDI, from the coding sequence ATGCCCATCTACGAATTCGAGTGTCTCGACTGTCACCGGAAGACCACGGCCATCGTCATGGTGCGCGAGCGCATCGGCGAGGTCCGCTGCAAGAAGTGCGGGAGCGCCAATCTCGAGAAGCTGTTCTCCAGGTTCGCCATGCCGAAGTCGGAAGATGCGCGCCTCGAATCGCTGGCGGACCCGGCGGCGATGGGGGACATCGACGAGAGCGACCCGAAGAGCGTCGCCAGGTTCATGAAGAAGATGGGCCAGGAGATGGGCGAGGATCTCGGCGAGGACATCGACCAGGCGATCGAGGAGGAGATGGCGGCCGGGGGCGAGGCCGGCGAGGCGGGCGGCGGCACGGATCCGGACGGCGACATCTGA